Proteins from one Candidatus Neomarinimicrobiota bacterium genomic window:
- the amrA gene encoding AmmeMemoRadiSam system protein A: MTTQCKKAIVDIARQALYRHFGEKPTVGVRIEDYPELSEKAGVFISIYMDDELRGCIGHIEADMPLANIVAEMAVHAATQDPRFNPIEKNELPDVRFEISVLSPMELTIDFTTIKVGEHGLFIQVGEARGLLLPQVATRYEWTTEEFLRETCRKAQLPEDAYTRSDAKVSKFSAQIIKE, from the coding sequence ATGACTACTCAGTGCAAGAAGGCAATAGTTGATATCGCCAGGCAGGCATTATACAGGCATTTTGGCGAAAAGCCGACCGTCGGGGTCAGGATTGAAGACTACCCCGAACTGTCGGAGAAGGCCGGGGTTTTTATCAGCATTTACATGGATGACGAACTCCGTGGTTGTATCGGACACATAGAGGCCGATATGCCGCTCGCAAACATAGTTGCGGAAATGGCCGTTCATGCTGCAACGCAGGATCCCCGGTTTAATCCCATTGAGAAAAATGAACTTCCCGATGTTCGTTTCGAAATTTCTGTGTTATCGCCCATGGAGTTGACAATAGATTTTACAACCATTAAAGTAGGAGAACACGGTCTGTTTATTCAGGTGGGAGAGGCCCGTGGGTTGCTGTTGCCGCAGGTTGCCACCCGATATGAATGGACCACAGAAGAATTTTTACGAGAAACCTGTCGAAAGGCGCAGCTACCGGAAGATGCCTATACCAGGAGCGACGCTAAAGTATCAAAATTCTCTGCACAAATAATTAAGGAGTAA
- a CDS encoding DUF2520 domain-containing protein translates to MDTNSFILIGPGNIGLSITSLLMERDYYCDGVISRTPDGEEEIRQQLGEQVSIHIWEDWEPVPSDFILVATPDDTLEEIGVQLAQKYLDAEQADSTFIHFSGIQSSEVFQPLREHGYRAASFHPLQSVPTVKSGRKGLLGCAWAFEGDSKELCQRLVDTLHGSMTELTAENKVPYHLAAVFASNMLVALEAMAVDIAGEAGISQDKFLQMFAPLIRRSLDNVLEQSPEQAITGPLKRADSSTIDKHLAWLNDRDQKYRTVYSELSHYLMEVLLAEDTITLQDVDELTQILDDSA, encoded by the coding sequence ATGGATACAAACTCGTTTATTCTAATCGGCCCTGGCAATATTGGACTAAGTATCACTTCGTTATTAATGGAGCGGGATTATTATTGCGACGGGGTCATATCGCGTACGCCGGACGGTGAAGAGGAGATCCGACAACAACTCGGAGAGCAGGTCTCAATCCATATTTGGGAGGACTGGGAGCCAGTTCCCAGTGATTTTATACTGGTGGCAACTCCGGATGATACGCTGGAAGAAATCGGCGTGCAACTCGCGCAAAAATATCTCGACGCAGAACAGGCCGATTCCACCTTTATCCATTTTTCCGGAATCCAGAGTTCGGAAGTATTCCAACCGCTGCGGGAACATGGATACAGGGCGGCTTCGTTTCATCCGCTGCAATCTGTCCCGACCGTCAAGAGTGGGCGAAAGGGATTGCTGGGATGCGCTTGGGCTTTTGAGGGCGATTCCAAAGAACTGTGCCAGAGGCTCGTGGACACCCTGCACGGAAGCATGACCGAACTCACCGCAGAGAACAAGGTGCCGTATCATCTGGCAGCCGTATTTGCCTCCAACATGCTGGTGGCGCTGGAAGCCATGGCGGTTGATATTGCCGGAGAAGCGGGTATTTCCCAGGATAAATTTCTGCAGATGTTTGCGCCACTGATCCGCCGGAGTCTGGATAACGTCCTGGAGCAATCGCCGGAACAGGCCATCACCGGCCCCCTCAAACGCGCCGATTCCAGCACCATCGATAAGCATCTCGCCTGGCTGAACGATCGGGACCAAAAATACAGGACAGTGTATTCCGAGCTCTCACATTATCTGATGGAAGTGTTGCTGGCGGAAGATACCATTACGCTGCAGGATGTCGATGAACTTACCCAGATCCTGGACGATTCCGCTTGA
- a CDS encoding zinc ribbon domain-containing protein — protein sequence MRVTWKTLTLALALLVANMGFAQAPIQNFLISVWPEYDHPGVLVIFNGEVNEADLPMEVSFPIPEQSRFALVAGSTDTTANSMIPVPIEDGENGKQITFSAVKPSFHVEFYYNPFQEGNAHRHYSYDFATNHPIDSLIVDLQQPLAAQNFQPEIQTDHQMEDSHGIKYHRAHYMGVAAGEQVHIEAHYDNPQGEMTNNLLQSQMGEGGGQMGGGMQGGTGQASGRSGESNNSLWIIIGLVLVILAVLYYVTTSGKERTPREESAAVPEQGGEPQSVEPADKQQASGDTRYCIHCGSQIPAKANFCTKCGKKQGE from the coding sequence ATGAGAGTTACCTGGAAAACCCTGACATTAGCCTTAGCCTTATTGGTCGCCAATATGGGATTTGCCCAGGCTCCTATTCAGAATTTCCTGATTTCCGTTTGGCCGGAATACGATCATCCCGGCGTGCTGGTTATTTTTAACGGGGAAGTCAACGAGGCCGATCTTCCCATGGAGGTCTCGTTTCCTATTCCGGAGCAGTCCCGATTTGCATTGGTTGCCGGTTCGACTGACACAACAGCAAATTCTATGATCCCGGTGCCAATTGAAGACGGCGAAAACGGAAAGCAGATCACTTTTTCCGCAGTAAAGCCTTCTTTTCACGTGGAGTTCTACTATAACCCCTTCCAGGAGGGAAATGCGCATCGGCACTACTCGTACGATTTTGCGACAAATCATCCCATAGATTCTCTTATTGTCGATTTACAGCAGCCGCTCGCCGCACAGAATTTCCAGCCGGAGATACAAACAGATCATCAAATGGAAGACTCGCACGGCATTAAATATCACCGGGCACATTATATGGGAGTAGCGGCAGGCGAACAGGTACACATCGAGGCGCACTATGATAATCCCCAGGGAGAGATGACGAACAATCTGCTCCAGAGCCAAATGGGTGAGGGTGGAGGCCAGATGGGCGGTGGTATGCAGGGAGGTACCGGGCAGGCTTCAGGAAGATCAGGGGAATCGAATAACTCGCTTTGGATAATTATTGGGTTAGTGTTAGTCATCCTGGCAGTCCTTTATTACGTCACCACTTCGGGGAAAGAGCGAACGCCACGGGAGGAAAGTGCCGCTGTACCGGAACAGGGTGGTGAACCTCAGTCGGTTGAGCCTGCGGACAAGCAACAGGCCTCGGGCGATACCAGATATTGTATTCATTGCGGCAGCCAGATTCCGGCGAAAGCCAACTTTTGCACGAAATGTGGAAAAAAACAAGGGGAATAA
- the amrB gene encoding AmmeMemoRadiSam system protein B, which produces MPQQHIRTPAVAGQFYPEDATELTQLIKAQLASAEDHEVSGSRILGGIVPHAGIRFSGEVAAHTYRSIQSIKPETVILIGPSHREYFPYISVYSGDGFKTPLGTVPIDRDLRDKITSEGGIKSAKGGHGEEHALEVQIPFLQTIYTHDYSILPVTMGDQSRENVELLAAVIGKYRTDKMLVVSSSDLSHFYSARKAELMDNRFAELVESLEVDDLWNALDQHEIEACGFGPVLTLLTFARERGATKCEILRYAHSGDVTGDTRRVVGYLAAIIREEIE; this is translated from the coding sequence ATGCCACAACAACATATTCGAACTCCGGCCGTCGCAGGGCAGTTTTATCCTGAGGATGCCACCGAACTTACCCAACTAATTAAGGCACAGTTAGCCTCGGCCGAAGATCATGAAGTCTCAGGTTCCCGGATACTCGGCGGAATTGTCCCTCATGCGGGAATCCGGTTTTCCGGAGAGGTTGCCGCGCACACTTATCGGAGCATTCAATCAATAAAGCCTGAAACTGTCATCCTTATCGGACCGAGTCACCGGGAATACTTTCCGTATATTTCCGTATATTCGGGCGACGGGTTTAAGACGCCCCTCGGAACGGTTCCAATCGATCGGGATTTGAGGGATAAGATTACCAGTGAAGGCGGGATTAAGTCGGCCAAAGGTGGTCACGGGGAGGAGCATGCTCTTGAGGTGCAGATACCATTTCTCCAAACCATTTATACACATGATTACTCCATCCTCCCGGTCACTATGGGGGATCAATCCCGGGAAAATGTCGAGCTGTTAGCTGCAGTGATTGGGAAGTACCGGACCGATAAAATGCTCGTGGTGAGCAGCTCCGATCTCTCCCATTTCTACAGTGCCCGAAAGGCAGAGTTGATGGACAACCGATTTGCGGAGCTTGTTGAATCGCTGGAAGTGGATGATCTCTGGAACGCACTGGATCAACATGAGATTGAGGCTTGTGGATTTGGGCCGGTACTCACGCTGTTAACATTTGCCAGGGAGCGGGGTGCAACAAAGTGCGAAATACTCCGGTACGCCCATTCCGGCGACGTGACCGGCGATACCCGGCGGGTCGTGGGATATCTTGCTGCAATTATTCGGGAAGAAATAGAATGA